A single region of the Gorilla gorilla gorilla isolate KB3781 chromosome 1, NHGRI_mGorGor1-v2.1_pri, whole genome shotgun sequence genome encodes:
- the SLC27A3 gene encoding long-chain fatty acid transport protein 3 isoform X2, whose protein sequence is MPKPPKPRKNLEDRHNPGIEGRREHRPGPGRVRAASSPGGSAPRAERRLWGEGWESGAAPHPHSSRVSALRPCGVVGAWVGMGVCQRTRAPWKERSQLERAALGFRKGGSGMFASGWNQTVPREEAGSMAALLLLPLLLLLPLLLLKLHLWPQLRWLPADLAFAVRALCCKRALRARALAAAAADPEGPEGGCSLAWRLAELAQQRPAHTFLIHGSRRFSYSEAERESNRAARAFLRALGWDWGPDGGDSGEGSAGEGERAAPGAGDAAAGSGAEFAGGDGAARGGGAAAPLSPGATVALLLPAGPEFLWLWFGLAKAGLRTAFVPTALRRGPLLHCLRSCGARALVLAPEFLESLEPDLPALRAMGLHLWAAGPGTHPAGISDLLAEVSAEVDGPVPGYLSSPQSITDTCLYIFTSGTTGLPKAARISHLKILQCQGFYQLCGVHQEDVIYLALPLYHMSGSLLGIVGCMGIGATVVLKSKFSAGQFWEDCQQHRVTVFQYIGELCRYLVNQPPSKAERGHKVRLAVGSGLRPDTWERFVRRFGPLQVLETYGLTEGNVATINYTGQRGAVGRASWLYKHIFPFSLIRYDVTTGEPIRDPQGHCMATSPGEPGLLVAPVSQQSPFLGYAGGPELAQGKLLKDVFRPGDVFFNTGDLLVCDDQGFLRFHDRTGDTFRWKGENVATTEVAEVFEALDFLQEVNVYGVTVPGA, encoded by the exons ATGCCTAAACCGCCCAAGCCGAGAAAGAACTTAGAAGACAGACATAACCCTGGGATTGAGGGAAGGCGCGAGCACCGCCCAGGACCTGGTAGGGTGCGAGCCGCGAGCAGTCCGGGAGGGAGCGCGCCTAGGGCGGAGCGTAGGCTGTGGGGGGAGGGCTGGGAGTCCGGGGCCGCCCCACACCCGCACTCCTCCCGGGTTTCTGCTCTCCGCCCGTGTGGAGTGGTGGGGGCCTGGGTGGGAATGGGCGTGTGCCAGCGCACGCGCGCTCCCTGGAAGGAGAGGTCTCAGCTAGAACGAGCGGCCCTAGGTTTTCGGAAGGGAGGATCAGGGATGTTTGCGAGCGGCTGGAACCAGACGGTGCCGAGGGAGGAAGCGGGCTCCATGGCTGCCctcctgctgctgcccctgctgcTGTTGCTACCGCTGCTGCTGCTGAAGCTACACCTCTGGCCGCAGTTGCGCTGGCTCCCGGCGGACTTGGCCTTTGCGGTGCGAGCCCTGTGCTGCAAAAGGGCTCTTCGAGCTCGCGCCCTGGCCGCGGCTGCCGCCGACCCGGAAGGTCCCGAGGGGGGCTGCAGCCTGGCCTGGCGCCTCGCGGAACTGGCCCAGCAGCGCCCCGCGCACACCTTTCTCATTCACGGCTCGCGGCGCTTTAGCTACTCGGAGGCGGAGCGCGAGAGTAACAGGGCTGCACGCGCCTTCCTACGTGCGCTAGGCTGGGACTGGGGACCCGACGGCGGCGACAGCGGCGAGGGGAGCGCTGGAGAAGGCGAGCGGGCAGCGCCGGGAGCCGGAGATGCAGCGGCCGGAAGCGGCGCGGAGTTTGCCGGAGGGGACGGTGCCGCCAGAGGTGGAGGAGCCGCCGCCCCTCTGTCACCTGGAGCAACTGTGGCGCTGCTCCTCCCCGCTGGCCCAGAGTTTCTGTGGCTCTGGTtcgggctggccaaggccggccTGCGCACGGCCTTTGTGCCCACCGCCCTGCGCCGGGGCCCCCTGCTGCACTGCCTCCGCAGCTGCGGCGCGCGCGCGCTGGTGCTGGCGCCAG AGTTTCTGGAGTCCCTGGAGCCGGACCTGCCCGCCCTGAGAGCCATGGGGCTCCACCTGTGGGCTGCAGGCCCAGGAACCCACCCTGCTGGAATTAGCGATTTGCTGGCTGAAGTGTCCGCTGAAGTGGATGGACCAGTGCCAGGATACCTCTCTTCCCCCCAGAGCATAACAGACACGTGCCTGTACATCTTCACCTCTGGCACCACGG GCCTCCCCAAGGCTGCCCGGATCAGTCATCTGAAGATCCTGCAATGCCAGGGCTTCTATCAGCTGTGTGGTGTCCACCAGGAAGATGTGATCTACCTCGCCCTCCCACTCTACCACATGTCCGGCTCCCTGCTGGGCATTGTGGGCTGCATGGGCATTG GGGCCACAGTGGTGCTGAAGTCCAAGTTCTCGGCTGGTCAGTTCTGGGAAGATTGCCAGCAGCACAGGGTGACGGTGTTCCAGTACATTGGGGAGTTGTGCCGATACCTTGTCAACCAGCCCCCG AGCAAGGCAGAACGTGGCCATAAGGTCCGGCTGGCAGTGGGCAGCGGGCTGCGCCCAGATACCTGGGAGCGTTTTGTGCGGCGCTTCGGGCCCCTGCAGGTGCTGGAGACATATGGACTGACAGAGGGCAACGTGGCCACCATCAACTACACAGGACAGCGGGGCGCTGTGGGGCGTGCTTCCTGGCTTTACAAG CATATCTTCCCCTTCTCCTTGATTCGCTATGATGTCACCACAGGAGAGCCAATTCGGGACCCCCAGGGGCACTGTATGGCCACATCTCCAG GTGAGCCAGGGCTGCTGGTGGCCCCCGTAAGCCAGCAGTCCCCATTCCTTGGCTATGCTGGCGGGCCAGAGCTGGCCCAGGGGAAGTTGCTAAAGGATGTCTTCCGGCCTGGGGATGTTTTCTTCAACACTGGGGACCTGCTGGTCTGCGATGACCAAGGTTTTCTTCGCTTCCATGATCGTACTGGAGACACCTTCAG GTGGAAGGGGGAGAATGTGGCCACAACCGAGGTGGCAGAGGTCTTTGAGGCCCTGGATTTTCTTCAGGAGGTGAACGTCTATGGAGTCACTGTGCCAGGTGCCTAG
- the SLC27A3 gene encoding long-chain fatty acid transport protein 3 isoform X1 — MPKPPKPRKNLEDRHNPGIEGRREHRPGPGRVRAASSPGGSAPRAERRLWGEGWESGAAPHPHSSRVSALRPCGVVGAWVGMGVCQRTRAPWKERSQLERAALGFRKGGSGMFASGWNQTVPREEAGSMAALLLLPLLLLLPLLLLKLHLWPQLRWLPADLAFAVRALCCKRALRARALAAAAADPEGPEGGCSLAWRLAELAQQRPAHTFLIHGSRRFSYSEAERESNRAARAFLRALGWDWGPDGGDSGEGSAGEGERAAPGAGDAAAGSGAEFAGGDGAARGGGAAAPLSPGATVALLLPAGPEFLWLWFGLAKAGLRTAFVPTALRRGPLLHCLRSCGARALVLAPEFLESLEPDLPALRAMGLHLWAAGPGTHPAGISDLLAEVSAEVDGPVPGYLSSPQSITDTCLYIFTSGTTGLPKAARISHLKILQCQGFYQLCGVHQEDVIYLALPLYHMSGSLLGIVGCMGIGATVVLKSKFSAGQFWEDCQQHRVTVFQYIGELCRYLVNQPPSKAERGHKVRLAVGSGLRPDTWERFVRRFGPLQVLETYGLTEGNVATINYTGQRGAVGRASWLYKHIFPFSLIRYDVTTGEPIRDPQGHCMATSPGEPGLLVAPVSQQSPFLGYAGGPELAQGKLLKDVFRPGDVFFNTGDLLVCDDQGFLRFHDRTGDTFRWKGENVATTEVAEVFEALDFLQEVNVYGVTVPGHEGRAGMAALVLRPPHSLDLMQLYTHVSENLPPYARPRFLRLQESLATTETFKQQKVRMANEGFDPSTLSDPLYVLDQAVGAYLPLTTARYSALLAGNLRI; from the exons ATGCCTAAACCGCCCAAGCCGAGAAAGAACTTAGAAGACAGACATAACCCTGGGATTGAGGGAAGGCGCGAGCACCGCCCAGGACCTGGTAGGGTGCGAGCCGCGAGCAGTCCGGGAGGGAGCGCGCCTAGGGCGGAGCGTAGGCTGTGGGGGGAGGGCTGGGAGTCCGGGGCCGCCCCACACCCGCACTCCTCCCGGGTTTCTGCTCTCCGCCCGTGTGGAGTGGTGGGGGCCTGGGTGGGAATGGGCGTGTGCCAGCGCACGCGCGCTCCCTGGAAGGAGAGGTCTCAGCTAGAACGAGCGGCCCTAGGTTTTCGGAAGGGAGGATCAGGGATGTTTGCGAGCGGCTGGAACCAGACGGTGCCGAGGGAGGAAGCGGGCTCCATGGCTGCCctcctgctgctgcccctgctgcTGTTGCTACCGCTGCTGCTGCTGAAGCTACACCTCTGGCCGCAGTTGCGCTGGCTCCCGGCGGACTTGGCCTTTGCGGTGCGAGCCCTGTGCTGCAAAAGGGCTCTTCGAGCTCGCGCCCTGGCCGCGGCTGCCGCCGACCCGGAAGGTCCCGAGGGGGGCTGCAGCCTGGCCTGGCGCCTCGCGGAACTGGCCCAGCAGCGCCCCGCGCACACCTTTCTCATTCACGGCTCGCGGCGCTTTAGCTACTCGGAGGCGGAGCGCGAGAGTAACAGGGCTGCACGCGCCTTCCTACGTGCGCTAGGCTGGGACTGGGGACCCGACGGCGGCGACAGCGGCGAGGGGAGCGCTGGAGAAGGCGAGCGGGCAGCGCCGGGAGCCGGAGATGCAGCGGCCGGAAGCGGCGCGGAGTTTGCCGGAGGGGACGGTGCCGCCAGAGGTGGAGGAGCCGCCGCCCCTCTGTCACCTGGAGCAACTGTGGCGCTGCTCCTCCCCGCTGGCCCAGAGTTTCTGTGGCTCTGGTtcgggctggccaaggccggccTGCGCACGGCCTTTGTGCCCACCGCCCTGCGCCGGGGCCCCCTGCTGCACTGCCTCCGCAGCTGCGGCGCGCGCGCGCTGGTGCTGGCGCCAG AGTTTCTGGAGTCCCTGGAGCCGGACCTGCCCGCCCTGAGAGCCATGGGGCTCCACCTGTGGGCTGCAGGCCCAGGAACCCACCCTGCTGGAATTAGCGATTTGCTGGCTGAAGTGTCCGCTGAAGTGGATGGACCAGTGCCAGGATACCTCTCTTCCCCCCAGAGCATAACAGACACGTGCCTGTACATCTTCACCTCTGGCACCACGG GCCTCCCCAAGGCTGCCCGGATCAGTCATCTGAAGATCCTGCAATGCCAGGGCTTCTATCAGCTGTGTGGTGTCCACCAGGAAGATGTGATCTACCTCGCCCTCCCACTCTACCACATGTCCGGCTCCCTGCTGGGCATTGTGGGCTGCATGGGCATTG GGGCCACAGTGGTGCTGAAGTCCAAGTTCTCGGCTGGTCAGTTCTGGGAAGATTGCCAGCAGCACAGGGTGACGGTGTTCCAGTACATTGGGGAGTTGTGCCGATACCTTGTCAACCAGCCCCCG AGCAAGGCAGAACGTGGCCATAAGGTCCGGCTGGCAGTGGGCAGCGGGCTGCGCCCAGATACCTGGGAGCGTTTTGTGCGGCGCTTCGGGCCCCTGCAGGTGCTGGAGACATATGGACTGACAGAGGGCAACGTGGCCACCATCAACTACACAGGACAGCGGGGCGCTGTGGGGCGTGCTTCCTGGCTTTACAAG CATATCTTCCCCTTCTCCTTGATTCGCTATGATGTCACCACAGGAGAGCCAATTCGGGACCCCCAGGGGCACTGTATGGCCACATCTCCAG GTGAGCCAGGGCTGCTGGTGGCCCCCGTAAGCCAGCAGTCCCCATTCCTTGGCTATGCTGGCGGGCCAGAGCTGGCCCAGGGGAAGTTGCTAAAGGATGTCTTCCGGCCTGGGGATGTTTTCTTCAACACTGGGGACCTGCTGGTCTGCGATGACCAAGGTTTTCTTCGCTTCCATGATCGTACTGGAGACACCTTCAG GTGGAAGGGGGAGAATGTGGCCACAACCGAGGTGGCAGAGGTCTTTGAGGCCCTGGATTTTCTTCAGGAGGTGAACGTCTATGGAGTCACTGTGCCAG GGCATGAAGGCAGGGCTGGAATGGCAGCCCTAGTTCTGCGTCCCCCCCACTCTTTGGACCTTATGCAGCTCTACACCCACGTGTCTGAGAACTTGCCACCTTATGCCCGGCCCCGATTCCTCAGGCTCCAG